The proteins below come from a single Streptomyces sp. M92 genomic window:
- a CDS encoding DUF6274 family protein, giving the protein MAASVRHETRALLRAHLSAATSYRHLTRHCPICHRLLRLALDSPAPQSPTSRQEGAESETASPA; this is encoded by the coding sequence ATGGCGGCATCGGTCAGGCACGAGACGCGGGCCCTGCTCCGCGCGCACTTGTCGGCCGCGACGTCCTACCGTCATCTGACGCGCCACTGTCCGATCTGCCACCGGCTGCTGCGGCTGGCACTGGACTCACCCGCCCCCCAGTCCCCGACGAGCCGTCAAGAGGGCGCCGAGAGCGAGACCGCGTCCCCGGCGTGA